The sequence TTCGTACAGGTATACCATGCCTTGTGGAGTGAACAGAAGCTCTCCCATGTTCCTTCTGTTCACAATGTTTTTCCCCATTCTGAGTTACTACTTGTGCCTGAAGAGAAGGCTGATTCACACAAGGTTCCTCACCATCACTGCATTCGAAGGCTTTCTCTCCCATGCAGGTTTTCCTGTCCACAATATTTGGAGTCAGGATGATGGCTTTTCCACAGTGATTAAACACAAAATGCTTCACAACCATAGAGGTTTTCTTCTGCAGAGTAAGGAAGCTTTTTCCATACTCATTATGCTCGTAAGTGTTGCCTCCATTTTGAGTTCTCCTGCCTGTCCTAAGGCTCAAGTGTTCATTGAAGTCTTTCCTATATTGCTCACAGTTACAGAGTTTCCGTCCATTGTGCATTCTTGCctgtggatggatagatgaatgatgATGCAAAGATTGCTCAGACTCATTAATTGATCCTACTCATCTCAAACTTGAAACATCATTACAACGATGAAGATGACTTTTACCATTTCTACTACATTCATACACCTCTGCCCTGTTGATTTCTTTCAAGTTGAATGATGGAATCCTTCTGCCAGAATGATGTTCCATCTACTCCAACCTTCAAATAATCCTGTACAACTTCATGGATTGTTGTAAAATCTCAAATGTCCTGTTACATATGTGGAAATGAGGACTTATGGGAACTCTGAAGCAATAATTATCAAGCTAGGTTTAGGATATCCCCAAATTCAACCTATGCAGAGTATCTCACCATAGACATTGCTCTCCCCTGGTGACTGCCACCTATTGCAAACATCTATCACTTGTGCTCATGCTATAAATgaaattccctttcttttctgaatgtggaaaaagagaaatatgatgTTTTAAACTTACCAATGTTACTGTTTCCATCCCAACAGATGTTTCTCTCCCAAGATTATCCTGCTGAATTGCTGAGTCTTtggttttaagttgcatttcccataaaaaaataataaatgtaagagTTTGTAGAAAGAAACAGGAGGCTGAaggagttaaaaataataatactcgtTTGTATTGGCTTCCAAAttaaagatgctaaaaatatcaatacataCATACTAGATTTGAGGAGTTTGGCTATGCCAAATATTTAACAATGATAGGAATGCAGAGTCAAAATTCAGTACCTGATTAAAAAGAattctatgaaaattaaatatgatggggaaaaaaatctgaatattatCAGTGAAGGAGAAGAGGAATGTTAGGAAAAATAGCCTACATCAAaatgataaagttaaaaaaagaaacagaacaagccatttcggataaagatgtggtacatatgtacaatagcatattactcagctgtaaaaaagaatgaaataatgtcatttgcagttacatggatggacccagagattatcatattaagtgaagtaagtcagacagagaaagacaaatatatgatagcactcatatgtggaatctgattttaaaaaatgatacaaatgaactcatttacaaaatagaaacagacttaaagatatcaaaaacaaacttatggttaccaaaggggaaatgtgggaggGTGGGATAAAtaaggagcttgggattaacatacacacactactatacataagatAAATAACAACGACCTaacgtatagcacagggaactctactaagtattctgtaataacctatatgagaaaagaatctgaaaaagaatgaatatatatatatatatatatatatatataaaaaactgaatcagttgctgtacacctgaaactaacataacgttgtaaatcaactgtacttcaataaaattatattaaaataaagaaagaacaaaccaTTTTGTGAGCTCATAAGAAATTGTGAGTAAATGTGAAGTACGTACATATGACAACTTGAATATATCCTGAAACATCAGAGACCAGTGACCTCAGCCTTCTGTGAGAAAGCACATCTTTACAAGTTTCCTCATTATTATTCCAAAGACACTGAAATTTTCACTGATCAGGAATCACTCACCTTGGAGGACTCCTTTTCTTTCCGCTGTCCTCAAATCATCTTCTTGTTCCCACCAAGAGATCAGAGTGGGTTTCAATGATTGATATCCTGTTTATGAGGAAagataaattaatgaaagaagctccagaaaaatagaagaaactgTCCAATGAATCAGCTCCTATATGTCTAAAACTGTGGTAAAACTATTTCAGAAGGGATAAAACAGGAAATTCACCTCCTTCTGTTCTCCACAAAGACTGTTTCTCTCTGGTCCCTGAAGCCCACATTCAGAATGATATAAACAATTACAAAGCTTAAGACTTTTTTTGATATGGGAAACAAAGTAAGTGCAAAAAAAGATGTTGATTCACATGGAGAAACCAATACACCAATGAGTGTCAAACGTTGGTGTCCATGAGAACCAAGTCCAGTGTCTGTCACAACACAGATGACTGGGTCCCAATGCCACAGTTTCACTCAGTAGGTGAAAGATGGAGTCTGAGAATGCACATTTCTAAGAGCGATGGTGATAATGCTAGTCCTAGAAGCACATTTTCAGATGCCAACCGAATTAAAACCCATTCATGTGAAGAACAGTGTCTGTTAGTTTCCATTATATTCATATGTAACATCACCCATGCTGCAACACAGTAAGTGCATCACATATATCTGTTCTCTAAGACGCTATAGGAATGATGGCAGCCTTACCTGCTGTGGTCAGGTTCTTgtagttctccagcatcacatctCTGTATAGTTTTCTCTGAATGGGGTCCAGTAAAGTCCATTCTTCCTGGGTGAAGTCCACAGCTACATCAGCGAAGGTCACTGAGTCCTAAACCATCACACACATACTAGCTTCAGTAAAGTAAGCCCTCCACCAATGGTAGGGACTGGAGACGGGTGACCCATGATTCAATGTCTCTCATCATCTCCCCCAGGACACAATCGTCCTAGGTTCTCTTCTATCTACACTCACTCATGATTGATATCCCTCAGCTACAGCTCTAATGGAACATGTAATACATGAACTTATCTCAAAAGAATGAGCCTTAAAGTGTTTTGTTTCTCTCCTGTAGCATAGTCCTAAGCCAACTGGAAGCACTTGTAAACGCTGATGAATGAATACATTCTTTGAGAAATGCACAGTCATCTTCCTTATTGTGTAAGAGcaccaagcaaaacaaaaaatatgcagTCACCATCATGAGAGGAAAGATTAGGAAGTCATTACTGAAATACTGAGATTATTCAGGGTAATGTGTCACCAGTATGAGCTTCCACTTAAGGAGGGAATTCATCAGGGACTGAGTCCTGCAGtggctttatttctttaagaagCTCTGGACACAGGCCTACCAAAACAGAATGTGTCCATCTGGTGGATACAGTAGCTCATTTTTTAGGATAGACTTGCTTCTTACCCGAGAACAACTTCTCAAACACTCAGCCATTATCCTTTCTGCCTCTATCTTTTCCTCAGGAAGGCGAAAGGGTCCTTAGAACAcctaggagaaaagaaagaaggcatgAGTACCCAGAGATGATCATAATTCCCACAGTCACTGCCTGGAAGTCATTCAACTCTAGCTTGAAATTCCCAATTATCCTTTGCACACTCAAGAAAtctcacatatatacacaccactgCTGTGAAATGCCAGAGTAGTCCTGTCTCACCTGGAGCCAGAAAAGGGGATGGTGAGCCATGCTGCCCATCAGGAAAAGAGTAATGGGTTCATTTTACAGGGAAGCAACCTTAAGACCTGAGTAATGTGACTCTTCATTTGTCAAGGCAATAAAATACTTGAATAAGATTAtgcagcagggcttccctggtggcgcagtggttgagagtccgcctgccgatgcgggggacgcgggttcgtgccccggtccgggaggatcccgcatgccacgggatggctgggcccgtgggccatggccgctgggcctgtgcgtccggagcctgtgctctgcagcgggagaggctgcagtggtgaggggcccgtgtaccacaaaaacaacaacaacaaaaaaaacaaaaccaaaaaacaaacaaacaaaaaaagattatgCAGCAACTCTACCTAAATGCGCATACCAGAAAGCCGAGTTAGAGAACAGCATTATCTGGCTCCCTTCAGCAATTCCTAGATGAACCAGAAGCATGACTGCTCAGGCCCAGACCAAAAGACTGGCAGATCCTAAAGTAGAGTCTCTGAAAAAGGACATTAATAGGGACTTCACATGGGACATATAGCTGTCATGTTGCAATGATGGTGAAATTTGCCTGAAAATTCCTTTCTTTGATGTCAAGATCATGTCAGGCAGCTTATGAATACAAGTGGACAGGG comes from Tursiops truncatus isolate mTurTru1 chromosome 3, mTurTru1.mat.Y, whole genome shotgun sequence and encodes:
- the LOC101334326 gene encoding zinc finger protein 426-like isoform X3 — protein: MAECLRSCSRDSVTFADVAVDFTQEEWTLLDPIQRKLYRDVMLENYKNLTTAGYQSLKPTLISWWEQEDDLRTAERKGVLQASCFFLQTLTFIIFLWEMQLKTKDSAIQQDNLGRETSVGMETVTLVKETFPTVHEQKVSLEVKKGVMSTYP
- the LOC101334326 gene encoding zinc finger protein 426-like isoform X6 produces the protein MAECLRSCSRDSVTFADVAVDFTQEEWTLLDPIQRKLYRDVMLENYKNLTTAGYQSLKPTLISWWEQEDDLRTAERKGVLQASCFFLQTLTFIIFLWEMQLKTKDSAIQQDNLGRETSVGMETVTLV
- the LOC101334326 gene encoding zinc finger protein 426-like isoform X1, which codes for MAECLRSCSRDSVTFADVAVDFTQEEWTLLDPIQRKLYRDVMLENYKNLTTAGYQSLKPTLISWWEQEDDLRTAERKGVLQASCFFLQTLTFIIFLWEMQLKTKDSAIQQDNLGRETSVGMETVTLARMHNGRKLCNCEQYRKDFNEHLSLRTGRRTQNGGNTYEHNEYGKSFLTLQKKTSMVVKHFVFNHCGKAIILTPNIVDRKTCMGEKAFECSDGEEPCVNQPSLQAQVVTQNGEKHCEQKEHGRASVHSTRHGIPVRNHTTKNSYECKERGKVYKYHISIKIHMGTHNGEKPYKCKECGKAFIIAYELKRHIKNLILEKSPLYVRNVGKPSLERITLGAI
- the LOC101334326 gene encoding zinc finger protein 426-like isoform X8; translation: MAECLRSCSRDSVTFADVAVDFTQEEWTLLDPIQRKLYRDVMLENYKNLTTAGYQSLKPTLISWWEQEDDLRTAERKGVLQDSAIQQDNLGRETSVGMETVTLV
- the LOC101334326 gene encoding zinc finger protein 426-like isoform X2; this translates as MAECLRSCSRDSVTFADVAVDFTQEEWTLLDPIQRKLYRDVMLENYKNLTTAGYQSLKPTLISWWEQEDDLRTAERKGVLQDSAIQQDNLGRETSVGMETVTLARMHNGRKLCNCEQYRKDFNEHLSLRTGRRTQNGGNTYEHNEYGKSFLTLQKKTSMVVKHFVFNHCGKAIILTPNIVDRKTCMGEKAFECSDGEEPCVNQPSLQAQVVTQNGEKHCEQKEHGRASVHSTRHGIPVRNHTTKNSYECKERGKVYKYHISIKIHMGTHNGEKPYKCKECGKAFIIAYELKRHIKNLILEKSPLYVRNVGKPSLERITLGAI
- the LOC101334326 gene encoding zinc finger protein 426-like isoform X7 yields the protein MAECLRSCSRDSVTFADVAVDFTQEEWTLLDPIQRKLYRDVMLENYKNLTTAGYQSLKPTLISWWEQEDDLRTAERKGVLQDSAIQQDNLGRETSVGMETVTLARLQTL
- the LOC101334326 gene encoding zinc finger protein 426-like isoform X4 — its product is MAECLRSCSRDSVTFADVAVDFTQEEWTLLDPIQRKLYRDVMLENYKNLTTAGYQSLKPTLISWWEQEDDLRTAERKGVLQASCFFLQTLTFIIFLWEMQLKTKDSAIQQDNLGRETSVGMETVTLARLQTL
- the LOC101334326 gene encoding zinc finger protein 426-like isoform X5, whose amino-acid sequence is MAECLRSCSRDSVTFADVAVDFTQEEWTLLDPIQRKLYRDVMLENYKNLTTAGYQSLKPTLISWWEQEDDLRTAERKGVLQDSAIQQDNLGRETSVGMETVTLVKETFPTVHEQKVSLEVKKGVMSTYP